The proteins below are encoded in one region of Pseudoduganella armeniaca:
- a CDS encoding alpha/beta hydrolase produces MGSATTAAGVPELASDLMLRDLEVKGAEGALKARLYQAGPAAVKRDTLVVFFHGGGFTGGSIDEADDFLGRLVSADPTQVALSPAYTLATERPFPAAVEDAHAVLVWAKKNKAKLAWSGKRLVVSGIEAGANLAAVVSLMARDRGGPALTGQVLIMPMLDPGLSTCSMREVPVCPDKAALVDKVAGTCAAGYRGYLPNAADRTHPYASPLQSSRLKNLPPALILSAEDDPLRDEAEQYGAKLIKCGITTTVRRLPAPPLEQPGGRNDCACYFALNEIAAFIRGADGTEAPSHDI; encoded by the coding sequence ATGGGTAGCGCGACGACGGCGGCCGGCGTGCCGGAACTGGCCAGCGACCTGATGCTGCGTGACCTGGAAGTGAAGGGCGCCGAGGGCGCACTGAAGGCGCGCCTGTACCAGGCCGGCCCGGCGGCGGTGAAGCGCGACACGCTGGTGGTGTTCTTCCACGGCGGCGGCTTCACCGGCGGCTCGATCGACGAGGCCGACGATTTCCTGGGCCGCCTGGTCAGCGCCGATCCCACCCAGGTGGCGCTGTCGCCGGCTTATACGCTGGCCACCGAGCGGCCATTCCCGGCAGCGGTGGAGGATGCCCACGCCGTGCTGGTATGGGCCAAGAAGAACAAGGCCAAGCTGGCGTGGAGCGGCAAGCGCCTGGTGGTATCCGGCATCGAGGCTGGCGCCAACCTGGCGGCCGTGGTGTCGCTGATGGCACGCGACCGCGGCGGCCCGGCGCTGACGGGCCAGGTGCTGATCATGCCGATGCTGGACCCGGGCCTGTCGACCTGCTCGATGCGCGAGGTGCCCGTGTGCCCGGACAAGGCCGCGCTGGTCGACAAGGTGGCCGGCACGTGCGCGGCGGGCTATCGCGGCTACCTGCCGAACGCGGCCGACCGCACCCACCCGTATGCGTCGCCGCTGCAGTCGTCGCGCCTGAAGAACCTGCCGCCGGCGTTGATCCTGTCCGCCGAGGACGATCCGCTGCGCGACGAAGCCGAACAATATGGCGCCAAGCTGATCAAGTGCGGCATCACGACGACCGTGCGCCGCCTGCCGGCGCCGCCGCTCGAGCAGCCGGGTGGCCGCAACGACTGCGCGTGTTACTTCGCGCTCAATGAAATCGCCGCGTTCATTCGCGGCGCCGATGGGACGGAGGCCCCGTCGCATGATATATAA
- a CDS encoding D-2-hydroxyacid dehydrogenase yields MSEPTSIVFLDRASLVAEVRRPALPHTWTEYDGSTPAEAIERLRGATVAITNKVPLRAEALAQLPDLKLIAVAATGTDIIDLAAARERGIVVSNIRDYAHAAVPEHTFALILALRRNLLAYRADVQAGAWQRSPRFCLFDHPIRDLHGSRLGLVGYGALGRQVAHIGRAFGMEIAVHTRTPVDGVLNLGLDELLATSDVVSLHAPLTDATRNLVGAAQLARMKPSALLINTARGGLVDEAALADALARGVIAGAGFDVLATEPPAPGNVLLNLDLPNFILTPHNAWASREAMQGLADQLIGNVEAFAAGAPRNVVA; encoded by the coding sequence ATGAGCGAACCGACTTCGATCGTCTTCCTCGACCGCGCCAGCCTGGTCGCCGAGGTGCGCCGTCCAGCCCTTCCGCATACCTGGACGGAGTACGACGGCAGCACGCCGGCAGAGGCCATCGAGCGCCTGCGCGGCGCCACCGTCGCCATCACCAACAAGGTGCCGCTGCGCGCCGAGGCACTGGCGCAGCTGCCGGACCTGAAGCTGATCGCCGTGGCGGCGACGGGCACCGACATCATCGACCTGGCGGCGGCGCGCGAGCGCGGCATCGTCGTCTCCAATATCCGCGACTATGCCCATGCGGCCGTGCCGGAGCACACCTTTGCGCTGATCCTGGCACTGCGCCGCAACCTGCTGGCCTACCGCGCCGACGTGCAAGCCGGTGCCTGGCAGCGCTCGCCCCGCTTCTGCCTGTTCGACCACCCGATCCGCGACCTGCACGGCAGCCGCCTGGGCCTGGTGGGCTACGGTGCGCTGGGCCGCCAGGTGGCGCACATCGGCCGCGCCTTCGGGATGGAGATCGCCGTGCACACGCGCACGCCGGTGGACGGCGTCCTCAATCTCGGCCTGGACGAATTGCTCGCCACCTCCGACGTGGTCAGCCTGCATGCACCGTTGACGGACGCCACGCGCAACCTGGTCGGCGCCGCCCAGCTGGCGCGCATGAAGCCCAGCGCCCTGTTGATCAATACCGCGCGCGGCGGCCTGGTGGACGAGGCGGCGCTGGCCGACGCCCTCGCGCGCGGCGTCATCGCCGGTGCCGGTTTCGACGTGCTGGCGACGGAACCGCCGGCACCAGGCAACGTGCTGCTTAACCTGGACCTGCCCAACTTCATCCTGACGCCGCACAACGCCTGGGCCAGCCGCGAGGCCATGCAGGGGCTGGCCGACCAGTTGATCGGCAACGTGGAGGCGTTCGCCGCCGGCGCGCCGCGCAACGTGGTTGCCTGA
- a CDS encoding LysR family transcriptional regulator: protein MNKLQAMEVFVQVVDAGGFSRAADAMQLPKATVSTLIQQLETALSVKLLHRTTRQVTVTADGAAYYERCLRILTDVKDAEESLSRTRLSPSGRLRVDAPTGLASSILVPALPAFFERYPDIQLELGCSDRLVDLIEEGVDCAVRGGTLADSTLIARRVGVLNMLTCASPAYLAQYGTPHHPRELERHRCVNYFSAKTGKIYDWDFTRDGERIQIPLPGVIAVNDSTAYVEAGLAGLGVLQMTDYLLRDHLATGRMVQILPDWVSDPIPINIVYPQNRHLSTKVRVFVEWVAELFDSHPSMRVRALAPNANQAPASAEPEIA, encoded by the coding sequence GTGAACAAGCTGCAGGCAATGGAAGTGTTCGTGCAGGTCGTCGACGCGGGCGGGTTCTCGCGCGCGGCCGACGCCATGCAGTTGCCCAAGGCCACGGTCTCCACGCTGATCCAGCAACTGGAAACCGCGCTGTCCGTCAAGCTGCTGCACCGCACCACGCGGCAGGTCACGGTGACCGCCGACGGCGCCGCCTACTATGAGCGCTGCCTGCGCATCCTGACCGACGTGAAGGACGCCGAGGAATCGCTGTCGCGCACCCGGCTGTCGCCCAGCGGCCGGCTGCGCGTGGACGCGCCGACAGGCCTCGCCTCCAGCATCCTCGTGCCCGCCCTGCCCGCGTTTTTCGAGCGCTATCCGGACATCCAGCTGGAGCTGGGCTGCTCCGACCGGCTGGTCGACCTGATCGAGGAAGGCGTCGATTGCGCCGTGCGCGGCGGCACGCTGGCCGACTCCACGCTGATCGCGCGCCGGGTCGGCGTGCTCAATATGCTCACGTGCGCCAGCCCGGCCTACCTGGCGCAATACGGCACGCCGCACCACCCGCGCGAGCTGGAGCGGCACCGCTGCGTCAACTACTTCTCAGCCAAGACCGGCAAGATCTACGACTGGGACTTCACCCGCGATGGCGAACGCATCCAGATCCCGCTGCCCGGCGTGATCGCCGTGAACGACTCGACTGCCTACGTCGAGGCGGGCCTGGCGGGGCTGGGCGTGTTGCAGATGACGGATTACCTGCTGCGCGACCACCTGGCCACGGGCCGCATGGTGCAGATCCTGCCGGACTGGGTGTCCGACCCGATTCCGATCAATATCGTCTACCCGCAGAACCGCCACCTGTCGACCAAGGTGCGCGTGTTCGTCGAATGGGTGGCCGAACTGTTCGACAGCCATCCCAGCATGCGCGTGCGCGCGCTGGCGCCGAACGCCAACCAGGCGCCAGCCAGCGCCGAACCGGAGATCGCATGA
- a CDS encoding efflux RND transporter permease subunit — protein sequence MNFSRFFIDKPIFAAVLSIIVFVAGLIAIFKLPISEYPDVVPPSVVVRAQYPGADPKVIAETVAAPLEEQINGVENMLYMSSQNTSDGALALTVTFAIGTNVEQAETAVQNRVQRALPRLPEEVRQIGVTTVKSSPNLTMVVHLNSPDGRYDDLYLRNYAVLNIKDQLARIHGMGEVQLFGSGDYAMRVWLDPQKVAARGLTAGDVVNAIREQNVQVAAGVIGQGPSKDADFQLTVKTHGRLQSPEDFGNIVVKVNADGATTLLKDVARLEMGSNSYALRSLLNNKSAVAIPIFEAPNANALQLSADVRARMKELSKDFPEGVEYSIVYDPTQFVRESINSVIHTLVEAVVLVALVVIIFLQTWRASIIPLLAVPVSVVGTFAVMLGFGFSINTLSLFGLVLAIGIVVDDAIVVVENVERNISNGLTPRDATVQAMKEVSGPIIAIALVLCAVFVPIAFVSGLTGQFYRQFALTIAISTVISAFCSLTLAPALSAALLKGHDEPKDFLTRGMDKVFGGFFAGFNKFFNRSAHGYENGVKGVLRHKGASLLLYALLTAAGLFMFKAVPPGFVPSQDKQYLIGFAQLPDAASLDRTDAVIRRMSDIAKDIPGVENSISFPGLSINGFTNAPNAGIVFLGLEPFEKRRDKNTSAEAIAAEMNKRMGAVQDAFVMVLPPPPVNGLGTTGGFKLMIEDRGNLGYDELFKAVQAVQAKAAQNPQLAGVFSGFQINVPQLFADVDRVKAKQLGVPLQTIYQTLQINLGSLYVNDFNQFGRTYQVRVQADAQFRSQPEQIAQLKVRNDKGEMIPLSSLMRVKDTYGPDRVQRYNAYVSADLNGGPAPGVSSGQAQAAMEQVLAETLPKGITYEWTELTYQDILAGNTMIYVFPLCVLLVFLVLAAQYESWTLPLAVILIVPMSILCALIGVKVTGGDNNVFTQIALFVLVGLASKNAILIVEFARELEDHGRSIVEAALEACRLRLRPILMTSIAFIMGVLPLVFSSGAGSEMRHAMGVAVFAGMLGVTFFGLFLTPVFYVLLRTLAKRLEKKPVTAPDYAVVKMEGTHG from the coding sequence ATGAACTTTTCACGATTCTTTATCGACAAGCCGATCTTCGCGGCGGTGCTGTCGATCATCGTCTTCGTGGCGGGGCTGATCGCGATCTTCAAGCTCCCCATCTCCGAATACCCGGACGTCGTGCCGCCGTCCGTGGTCGTGCGCGCCCAGTATCCGGGCGCCGATCCGAAGGTCATCGCCGAAACGGTGGCCGCGCCGCTGGAAGAGCAGATCAACGGCGTCGAAAACATGCTGTACATGTCCTCGCAGAACACCTCCGACGGCGCGCTGGCGCTGACGGTGACGTTCGCCATCGGCACCAACGTCGAGCAGGCCGAGACGGCCGTGCAGAACCGCGTCCAGCGTGCGCTGCCGCGCCTGCCGGAAGAGGTGCGCCAGATCGGCGTCACCACCGTCAAGAGCTCGCCCAACCTGACGATGGTGGTCCACCTGAATTCCCCGGACGGCCGCTACGACGACCTGTACCTGCGCAACTACGCGGTGCTGAACATCAAGGACCAGCTGGCCCGCATCCACGGCATGGGCGAAGTCCAGCTGTTCGGCTCGGGCGACTACGCCATGCGCGTCTGGCTCGATCCGCAGAAGGTGGCGGCGCGTGGCCTGACGGCCGGCGACGTCGTCAACGCGATCCGCGAGCAGAACGTGCAGGTCGCGGCCGGCGTGATCGGCCAGGGCCCGTCCAAGGATGCCGACTTCCAGCTGACCGTGAAGACCCACGGCCGCCTGCAGTCGCCCGAGGACTTCGGCAACATCGTCGTCAAGGTCAATGCCGACGGCGCCACCACCTTGCTGAAGGACGTGGCGCGCCTGGAGATGGGTTCCAACTCGTACGCGCTGCGCTCCCTGCTGAACAACAAGTCGGCGGTGGCGATTCCCATCTTCGAGGCACCCAATGCCAACGCGCTGCAGCTGTCCGCCGACGTGCGGGCGCGGATGAAGGAACTGTCGAAAGATTTCCCGGAAGGCGTCGAATACAGCATTGTGTACGACCCGACCCAATTCGTGCGTGAGTCCATCAACTCCGTCATTCACACGCTGGTCGAAGCGGTGGTCCTGGTCGCGCTGGTCGTGATCATCTTCCTGCAGACCTGGCGTGCCTCCATCATCCCGCTGCTGGCCGTGCCGGTCTCGGTGGTGGGAACGTTTGCCGTGATGCTGGGCTTCGGCTTCTCGATCAACACGCTGTCGCTGTTCGGCCTGGTGCTGGCCATCGGTATCGTGGTCGACGATGCGATCGTCGTGGTGGAAAACGTCGAGCGCAACATCAGCAACGGCCTGACCCCGCGCGACGCCACGGTGCAGGCGATGAAAGAGGTCTCGGGTCCGATCATCGCCATCGCGCTGGTGCTGTGCGCCGTGTTCGTGCCGATCGCGTTCGTGTCCGGCCTGACCGGCCAGTTCTACCGCCAGTTCGCGCTGACGATCGCCATCTCCACCGTCATCTCGGCATTCTGCTCGCTGACCCTGGCACCGGCCCTGTCGGCCGCGCTGCTGAAGGGCCACGACGAGCCGAAGGACTTCCTGACGCGCGGCATGGACAAGGTGTTCGGCGGCTTCTTCGCCGGCTTCAACAAGTTCTTCAACCGCTCCGCGCATGGTTACGAGAACGGCGTCAAGGGCGTGCTGCGCCACAAGGGTGCCTCGCTGCTGCTGTACGCGCTGCTGACCGCCGCCGGCCTGTTCATGTTCAAGGCGGTGCCGCCGGGCTTCGTGCCGTCGCAGGACAAGCAGTACCTGATCGGCTTCGCCCAGCTGCCCGACGCCGCGTCGCTGGACCGCACCGACGCCGTCATCCGCCGCATGTCCGACATCGCCAAGGACATCCCGGGCGTGGAGAACTCGATCTCGTTCCCCGGCCTGTCGATCAACGGCTTCACCAACGCGCCCAACGCCGGTATCGTGTTCCTGGGCCTGGAGCCGTTCGAGAAGCGGCGCGACAAGAACACGTCCGCCGAGGCCATCGCGGCCGAGATGAACAAGCGCATGGGCGCCGTGCAGGACGCGTTCGTGATGGTGCTGCCGCCGCCCCCGGTCAATGGCCTGGGCACGACGGGTGGCTTCAAGCTGATGATCGAGGACCGCGGCAACCTGGGCTACGACGAGTTGTTCAAGGCGGTGCAGGCGGTGCAGGCGAAGGCCGCGCAGAACCCGCAGCTGGCCGGCGTGTTCTCGGGCTTCCAGATCAACGTGCCGCAGCTGTTCGCGGACGTGGATCGCGTGAAAGCCAAACAGCTGGGTGTGCCGCTGCAGACGATCTACCAGACCTTGCAGATCAACCTGGGTTCGCTGTACGTGAACGACTTCAACCAGTTCGGCCGTACCTACCAGGTGCGCGTGCAGGCCGATGCGCAGTTCCGCTCGCAGCCGGAGCAGATCGCCCAGCTGAAGGTGCGCAACGACAAGGGCGAGATGATTCCGCTGTCGTCGCTGATGCGCGTGAAGGATACGTATGGCCCGGACCGCGTGCAGCGCTATAACGCCTACGTCTCCGCCGACCTGAATGGCGGCCCGGCGCCGGGCGTGTCGTCCGGCCAGGCGCAGGCCGCGATGGAGCAGGTGCTGGCCGAGACGCTGCCGAAAGGAATCACCTACGAGTGGACCGAGCTGACCTACCAGGACATCCTGGCAGGCAACACGATGATCTACGTGTTCCCGCTGTGCGTGCTGCTGGTGTTCCTGGTGCTGGCCGCGCAGTACGAGAGCTGGACCTTGCCGCTGGCCGTCATCCTGATCGTGCCGATGTCGATCCTGTGCGCGCTGATCGGCGTGAAGGTGACCGGCGGCGACAACAACGTGTTCACGCAGATCGCCCTGTTCGTGCTGGTCGGACTGGCGTCGAAGAACGCGATCCTGATCGTGGAGTTCGCCCGCGAGCTGGAGGACCATGGCCGCTCGATCGTCGAGGCCGCGCTGGAAGCCTGCCGCCTGCGTCTGCGCCCGATCCTGATGACGTCGATCGCGTTCATCATGGGCGTGCTGCCGCTGGTGTTCTCGAGCGGCGCCGGTTCCGAGATGCGCCATGCGATGGGTGTGGCGGTGTTTGCCGGCATGCTGGGCGTGACGTTCTTCGGCCTGTTCCTGACGCCCGTGTTCTACGTGCTGCTGCGTACCCTGGCCAAGCGCCTGGAGAAGAAACCCGTGACGGCGCCCGACTATGCCGTCGTCAAAATGGAAGGAACCCACGGATGA
- a CDS encoding efflux RND transporter periplasmic adaptor subunit gives MKNVKPLTALARPIVAALAVAGLAASLLAGCEDATGKTAEAPAAAGGPPVSAAVVVEKTIAETQEFSGRLEAIDRVEIRSRVSGFITAVNFKPGSQVKKGDVLFVIDPRPYQAEADRAQAAASSAKAKADLARLELQRAEKLLADKAIAQREFDERASTQKELDANARAAQAQYESAKLNLAYTRVTAPIDGRVSKAEITLGNLVDASAVLTSVVSLDKIYASFDGDEETYLRVGRQAHQGEPVVVKVGLANEEGFPHEGKLEFVDNQLDAQTGSVRMRATFANTDGALVPGLFARVQLGGGSASAKAILINDRAIGTDQNRKFVFVVGKDNKAEYRPVKLGPTVDGLRVVREGLKADEKIVVNGLQRVRPGAPITPQLVPMDANVAAAGKDNKKDAKVAAL, from the coding sequence ATGAAAAACGTGAAACCATTGACCGCACTGGCACGACCAATAGTCGCTGCGCTGGCTGTCGCCGGCCTGGCCGCCAGCCTGCTGGCCGGCTGCGAGGACGCGACCGGCAAGACGGCCGAAGCGCCAGCCGCCGCCGGTGGCCCGCCCGTGTCCGCCGCCGTGGTGGTAGAGAAAACGATTGCAGAGACGCAGGAATTCTCCGGCCGCCTGGAAGCGATCGACCGCGTGGAGATCCGTTCGCGCGTGTCCGGCTTCATCACGGCCGTCAACTTCAAGCCGGGCAGCCAGGTGAAGAAGGGCGACGTGCTGTTCGTCATCGATCCGCGCCCGTACCAGGCCGAGGCCGACCGCGCCCAGGCCGCCGCCAGCTCGGCCAAGGCCAAGGCCGACCTGGCCCGCCTGGAACTGCAGCGCGCCGAGAAGCTGCTGGCCGACAAGGCCATCGCCCAGCGCGAGTTCGACGAGCGCGCGTCCACCCAGAAGGAACTGGACGCCAACGCCCGCGCCGCCCAAGCCCAGTACGAATCGGCCAAGCTGAACCTGGCCTACACCCGCGTCACCGCGCCGATCGACGGCCGCGTCTCGAAGGCCGAGATCACGCTGGGTAACCTGGTCGACGCGTCGGCCGTGCTGACCTCCGTGGTCTCGCTCGACAAGATCTACGCCAGCTTCGACGGCGACGAGGAAACCTACCTGCGCGTGGGCCGCCAGGCGCACCAGGGCGAGCCGGTCGTCGTCAAGGTCGGCCTGGCCAACGAGGAAGGCTTCCCGCACGAGGGCAAGCTCGAATTCGTCGACAACCAGCTCGATGCGCAAACGGGCTCGGTGCGCATGCGCGCCACGTTCGCCAATACCGACGGCGCGCTGGTGCCGGGCCTGTTCGCGCGCGTCCAGCTGGGCGGCGGCAGCGCTTCGGCCAAGGCGATCCTGATCAACGACCGCGCCATCGGCACGGACCAGAACCGCAAGTTCGTCTTCGTCGTCGGCAAGGACAACAAGGCCGAGTACCGCCCCGTCAAGCTGGGCCCGACGGTGGACGGCCTGCGCGTGGTGCGCGAAGGGCTGAAGGCGGACGAGAAGATCGTCGTCAACGGCCTGCAGCGCGTGCGTCCGGGCGCGCCGATCACGCCGCAGCTGGTGCCGATGGACGCGAACGTCGCCGCCGCCGGCAAGGACAACAAGAAGGATGCGAAGGTCGCCGCGCTGTAA
- a CDS encoding polyphenol oxidase family protein yields the protein MITSTLLNEIPGITHGFGTASQLVPSALQAAWALRPAKRQVHGTRAVDIVAPHQAVGDADAFHTALPGVPVSVITADCVPLLLARRDGGRVAAIHAGWRGLADGIVPAVLAQLAAGADWVAAVGPTICAVCYEVSADLAGTFAARFGAAVVPAYRHLDMRAVAALQLAAAGIGAIDHVGGCTCCARAADDTYLFRSYRRGDRNSQQHAGILITSTETR from the coding sequence TTGATTACCAGCACATTACTGAACGAGATTCCCGGCATTACCCACGGTTTCGGCACCGCGTCGCAGCTGGTGCCGTCCGCATTGCAGGCCGCCTGGGCGCTGCGGCCCGCCAAGCGGCAGGTGCACGGTACCCGCGCGGTCGACATCGTCGCGCCGCATCAGGCGGTGGGTGACGCCGACGCATTCCACACCGCGCTGCCGGGCGTGCCCGTCAGCGTCATTACCGCCGACTGCGTGCCCCTGCTGCTGGCGCGGCGCGACGGCGGGCGCGTGGCCGCGATTCACGCCGGCTGGCGCGGCCTGGCGGACGGCATCGTGCCCGCGGTGCTGGCACAGCTGGCAGCAGGCGCCGACTGGGTTGCCGCCGTCGGTCCCACCATCTGCGCCGTCTGTTATGAAGTCAGCGCAGACCTGGCCGGCACCTTCGCCGCACGATTCGGCGCCGCCGTCGTGCCGGCTTACCGCCACCTCGACATGCGCGCCGTCGCGGCGCTGCAGCTGGCGGCAGCCGGCATCGGTGCCATTGACCACGTCGGCGGCTGCACGTGCTGCGCGCGCGCCGCCGATGATACCTATCTGTTCCGCAGTTACCGCCGGGGTGACCGCAATTCGCAGCAGCACGCCGGCATCCTCATCACTTCCACCGAGACCCGATAA
- a CDS encoding efflux transporter outer membrane subunit yields the protein MKTMIARGVPALLAALLLAACGAPELKQPAIDVPTAFKESQENALVRTAPDGTRWKQAQPAEQQPRGEWWLAFNDPALNDLVAEATRNNANLAVAAARVKQARAIAGVAEADRIPQVGLGVGAQRARQSPLELGLPQGTEVSPATSYSARLTASYEVDLFGRVSSNVAAARGDAATVEANYRSVLLALQADVAQTYFRLRATDAELATVAQTVRLREENVKINQRRFDLGDIGEFDLSRAKTELATTQAEAIGLERQRANAEHALAVLLGKPAAAFTAGVNPLQDSTLLPAIPAGLPSALLERRPDIAAAQRAMEASNARIGVARSAMFPALTLNAAGGGIGAAFSDVFKWSSRSWVLGALLNLPVIDGGRNRNNVVRSEAALEESVGQYRQSVLTAFAEVEDNLAGLRILSGQTQRIDEAVVAARRSADLARKLYDAGRSSYLELLDAQRNLAAVERNAVQLRGERAVTTVALIRALGGGWGDTPAVNVAQANAQARN from the coding sequence ATGAAAACCATGATTGCACGGGGCGTCCCGGCCCTGCTGGCGGCACTGCTGCTGGCCGCGTGCGGCGCGCCCGAACTGAAGCAGCCGGCCATCGACGTGCCGACCGCGTTCAAGGAATCGCAGGAAAACGCGCTGGTGCGGACCGCGCCGGACGGGACGCGCTGGAAACAGGCGCAGCCCGCCGAGCAGCAGCCGCGCGGTGAGTGGTGGCTGGCCTTCAACGACCCGGCCCTCAACGACCTGGTAGCTGAAGCGACCCGCAACAACGCCAACCTGGCCGTGGCGGCGGCACGCGTGAAACAGGCGCGTGCCATTGCCGGCGTGGCCGAGGCGGACCGCATTCCGCAGGTGGGCCTCGGCGTCGGCGCCCAGCGCGCGCGCCAGTCGCCGCTGGAACTGGGCCTGCCGCAGGGCACCGAGGTCAGCCCGGCCACGAGCTACTCGGCGCGCCTGACGGCCAGCTATGAAGTGGACCTGTTCGGCCGCGTGTCGTCCAACGTGGCGGCCGCGCGCGGCGATGCGGCCACGGTGGAGGCGAACTACCGCTCCGTGCTGCTGGCGCTGCAGGCCGACGTGGCCCAGACCTATTTCCGCCTGCGTGCCACGGACGCCGAACTGGCGACCGTGGCGCAGACGGTCCGGCTGCGCGAGGAGAACGTCAAGATCAACCAGCGCCGCTTCGACCTGGGCGACATCGGCGAGTTCGACCTGTCGCGCGCCAAGACCGAACTGGCGACCACGCAGGCCGAGGCTATCGGCCTGGAACGCCAGCGTGCCAACGCGGAGCACGCGCTGGCGGTCCTGCTGGGCAAGCCTGCCGCCGCGTTTACCGCCGGTGTCAATCCGCTGCAGGACTCGACCCTGCTGCCGGCGATTCCGGCCGGCCTGCCGTCGGCACTGCTGGAGCGCCGGCCCGACATCGCCGCCGCCCAGCGCGCGATGGAAGCGTCCAACGCCCGCATCGGCGTGGCCCGCTCGGCCATGTTCCCGGCGTTGACGCTGAATGCGGCCGGCGGCGGCATCGGCGCGGCGTTTTCGGACGTGTTCAAGTGGAGCAGCCGCTCGTGGGTGCTGGGCGCCTTGCTCAACCTGCCGGTGATCGACGGTGGCCGCAACCGCAACAACGTCGTGCGCAGCGAGGCCGCGCTGGAAGAGTCGGTAGGGCAGTACCGCCAGAGCGTGCTGACCGCGTTCGCGGAAGTGGAAGACAACCTGGCCGGCCTGCGCATCCTGTCCGGCCAGACCCAGCGCATCGACGAGGCGGTGGTGGCGGCGCGCCGCTCGGCCGACCTGGCGCGCAAGCTGTACGATGCCGGCCGCTCCAGCTACCTGGAACTGCTGGACGCGCAGCGCAACCTGGCGGCCGTCGAACGCAATGCCGTGCAGCTGCGCGGCGAGCGTGCCGTGACGACCGTCGCGCTGATCCGCGCGCTGGGCGGCGGCTGGGGCGATACCCCGGCCGTGAATGTGGCCCAAGCGAACGCGCAGGCGCGCAACTGA
- the bla gene encoding class A beta-lactamase — MTISLTRRALLAAATASLLPSAFATRMPSPFQRIEDRWGGRLGVAAIDTGNGAVVGHRQDERFPFCSTFKTVVAAAVLARSVTEPGFLDKRLRYTQADIKPHSPVSEKHVASGMTAAELCAATIQYSDNAAANILMRELGGPAAITAYARSLGDTTFRLDRWETELNSAIPGDQRDTTTPLAMARTLEKLLVGDGLPPAQRQQLKDWMVGNTTGDTRIRAGVVKGALVADKTGTSGSYGVANDIGVIYLPERAPIVLVVFTHGTDERAEAQSEPVAEATRVAVGQLLAQPFTRPR, encoded by the coding sequence ATGACCATTTCGCTCACACGCCGCGCCTTGCTGGCGGCCGCCACCGCTTCGCTGCTTCCCTCGGCTTTTGCCACGAGGATGCCGTCCCCTTTCCAGAGAATCGAGGATCGCTGGGGTGGCCGGCTCGGTGTCGCCGCGATCGATACCGGCAACGGTGCCGTGGTGGGCCATCGCCAGGATGAACGCTTCCCCTTCTGCAGCACCTTCAAGACGGTCGTCGCCGCCGCCGTGCTGGCGCGCAGCGTGACCGAGCCGGGCTTCCTGGACAAGCGCCTGCGCTACACCCAGGCCGACATCAAACCGCACTCCCCCGTCAGCGAAAAGCACGTGGCTAGCGGCATGACGGCGGCCGAACTGTGCGCCGCCACGATCCAGTACAGCGACAACGCGGCCGCGAATATCCTGATGCGCGAGCTGGGCGGCCCCGCCGCCATCACCGCCTATGCGCGCAGCTTGGGCGACACCACGTTCCGGCTCGATCGGTGGGAGACGGAGCTGAACTCCGCCATCCCGGGCGACCAGCGCGATACGACCACGCCGCTGGCGATGGCGCGCACCCTGGAGAAGCTGCTGGTCGGCGACGGCCTGCCGCCGGCGCAACGCCAGCAGCTGAAGGACTGGATGGTCGGGAATACGACCGGCGACACGCGCATCCGTGCCGGCGTCGTGAAGGGCGCGCTGGTGGCCGACAAGACCGGCACCAGCGGCAGCTACGGGGTGGCCAACGATATCGGCGTGATCTACCTGCCGGAGCGCGCGCCGATCGTGCTGGTCGTGTTCACGCACGGCACCGATGAACGGGCCGAGGCACAGAGCGAACCCGTTGCCGAGGCGACCAGGGTGGCCGTGGGCCAGCTCCTGGCCCAGCCGTTTACGCGCCCGCGCTGA